One window of the Rhizobiaceae bacterium genome contains the following:
- the napE gene encoding periplasmic nitrate reductase, NapE protein, whose amino-acid sequence MTQDSQHALADPAPSRAKTRRQELLAFLLLAFGIWPVVAVGVVGGYGFLVWMYQIVYGPPGPPGG is encoded by the coding sequence ATGACCCAGGACAGCCAACACGCGCTTGCGGACCCCGCTCCTTCGCGCGCGAAAACGCGGCGACAGGAGCTTCTGGCCTTTCTTCTGCTCGCTTTCGGCATCTGGCCCGTCGTCGCGGTTGGCGTCGTCGGCGGATACGGTTTCCTCGTCTGGATGTACCAGATCGTCTACGGGCCGCCGGGCCCGCCGGGAGGGTGA
- a CDS encoding chaperone NapD, with protein sequence MRDRPALTRRSLLTGGLAISRNHISSAVVVALPARREEIGRLLAAIPGVEVHAEEGSRIVITIEGPTSGMLGETLTGISAMDGVISANMVFEHIDEGEDVET encoded by the coding sequence ATGCGCGATAGACCGGCATTGACGCGCAGGTCGCTGCTCACGGGCGGTCTCGCCATTTCACGAAACCATATTTCGAGCGCCGTCGTGGTCGCGCTTCCCGCGCGCCGCGAAGAGATCGGCAGGCTTCTCGCCGCCATCCCCGGCGTGGAGGTGCACGCGGAAGAAGGCAGCCGGATCGTCATCACGATCGAGGGGCCGACCAGCGGCATGCTCGGCGAAACGCTGACCGGCATCTCGGCGATGGACGGCGTCATATCCGCCAACATGGTCTTCGAGCACATCGACGAAGGGGAGGACGTAGAGACGTGA